The stretch of DNA ATCCTGCGGCTAAAGCCGCAGGTATTCTCCTTGCTTTGTATAATTAGTATCCTGTGTGACGAACAACAAGAGCAGCAGCTGTCACCGAATCACTCCATTCGTTCTTCGCAGACGTCTCTTCAGTGAAAGACTCGATAAACCCGGAGAACGACTGCAACGGAGGCACTACCCATGTCACAATACGATTCCGTGGATACACCTGATTCGCATCACGTCCACGAAGAGCAAACACGGGATAAAAAGCCGACCGACCGTGATTGCCCGTGCTGTCGAGTCTGTGGGCTAACCGCTGAGAGAGCCGAACGTTCTGAAGAGCCATCGGTTCGACACGAACCTCGGGAGGAAGAACACACGGAACACGCTCACGAGCCGCCAGACCACACACATGAAGATCACGCCGACCAAGATCATGGGACGCACGTCGATCACGCCGGTCACGAGGAGATGTTCAAGCAGCGCTTTTTCGTTTGCCTCGTGCTCTCGTTTCCGGTGCTGTACTACAGCCCGATGCTCCAGGAGTGGTTCGGCTACGCTGCCATAACGTTCCCCGGAAGCGAGTTCGTCGGGCCGGTTCTTGGTACTATCGTCTTCCTCTACGGTGGGATTCCGTTCCTGCGGATGGGAGCAGTCGAAGCCCAGAACCGTGAACCGGGAATGATGCTGTTGATCTCGCTCGCTATCACCGTCGCGTTCGTCTACAGCGTCGCCGCGGTCGCGTTCGGGATCGGTGAGCCGTTCTTCTGGGAACTCGTGACGCTGGTCGTCATCTTCTTACTCGGCCACTGGATCGAGATGCGTAGCGTCCGGCGTGCCTCGGGTGCGCTCGACGAGTTAGCCGAGTTGATGCCGGACACAGCCGAACGCATCGTTGAGGACGTTGAGGTCGAAGAAGTTCGCGTTGACGAACTCACGGAAGACGACCTCGTGCTCGTACGACCCGGGGCTAACGTTCCCGCCGATGGCGTCGTCGAGGAGGGCGAGTCGAACGTCGTCGAAGCGATGATCACCGGCGAGTCCCGACCGACCAAGAAGGAACCGGGCGACGAGGTGATCGGCGGGACGACCAACCGCGACGGGGAGTCTCCGCGTTCGCGTCACGGCGACGGGCGAGGAGACGACGCTGTCGGGCATCATGCGGCTGGTCGAGGAGGCCCAGCAGAGCCGCTCCCGGACACAAGTGCTCGCCGATCGGGCCGCGGGCTGGCTGTTCTACGCCGCGATTGCCGTCGCGGCTGTCACTGCCGTCGTGTGGACTGTCGCTGCCGAATTTGGGTTGACAGTCGTGGAACGGGTCGTCACTGTACTCGTGATCGCGTGCCCACATGCCCTGGGACTCGCCGTCCCGCTGGTTGTCGCCATCAACACGACGATGGCCGCGCAAAACGGCATGCTGATCCGCGATCGGATCGCCATGGAGGAGGCGCGCAACCTCGATACGATCGTCTTCGACAAGACGGGTACCCTCACGAAAGGTGAGCAGGGAGTCGTCGATGTCACCACGACCGACGACTGGAATGAGGACGAGTTATTGGCAGTGATGGCTGCTGCCGAAGGCGATTCCGAACACATGATTGCGGAGGCGATCCGTGAGGAGGCCGATGAGCGAGGGCTTTCCGTTCCAGGTGTGCGCGAATTCGAGGCGCTCGAAGGCCGCGGGGTCCGCGCGACCGTTGAAGTCGAAGCAGCGGCGACTCCCGGCGTGGACGGGAATAGCGTGCAAGACGGCGAGACGGTTCACGTCGGTGGACCCAACTTGCTACGCTACCTTGATATTGAACCGGACGCCAACCTCAAAGCGTTCGCGGACGAGGCCGGCGAACCCGGCCAGGGAGTCGTCTACCTGCTTCGAAACGGCGAAGCCGTGGGCGCAGTCGCACTCGCGGACGTGATCCAGGATGAAAGTTTCGAGGCGATCGACGCGCTCCACGAGATGGGTGTCGAGGTCGCAATGCTCACCGGCGATACGGAAGACATCGCCCGCGCCGTCTCCGAGGAGCTCGACAGTGACACGTACTTCGCCGAAGTCCTTCCGGAAGACAAGGACAAGAAAATCGTCGAACTCCAAGACCAGGGTAAGCGGCGAAGCTGACCTCCGTAGTGAACGTAGTGTTTTGCAGAAGTCGTCCTTGTTAACCTTCATCCAGACGCCCTGCCGGGAGTATTCCTCGACCACTCAAGCTTCAAGCGTCGCTTTGAGGTCTGAGAGCCGATTTGACCAGCCCGGTATCTCTACTGACTCAATACCACCGTGTGATTCGAACGCTGCCAGTACTGGTTCGGGCTCTGACTCAGCGACTGCCTCCAACGCCATGAACGTGTATCTGACGTAGTCCCTGATCTCATGTCTGGTCACAAAGTGAGAGCCATCTGGCACACCGTCGAACGCAACCAGAAGCGCCACAAGATCGGGAACCGCGTCGCGAACCGTCTGTGGATCTTCCTCAGCCGCGGCCTCGAGGGCTATCGCAGCCTGTCGACACGCCCAGAGATAGACGTTCGGGAGGGCAGCGCCGAGCGATCCGGCCACGGTGTCAGCGCGTTCAGGACGTTCCTCGAGCAATTTACCGAGTGTGCCAGCTGCGATCGAACTGGGGGCGACGTCGCCGTCGGCAGCGAGGTCTGACAGCCGGCCGAGATTCTCCTCGATAGTATCGGGTGTCTCCTCACCTAACTCACAGAGCATGTATCCAACGAGATCGGCCTGCTGACGATCATCCGCAGCCTCGGCAGCGTCGAGCAGCCTCTGCACGTGGGGTTCGAATACCACGGGATGACCGGATCCGATCGTTCTCGCGATATCGAGGTGGAGATCCATCGCCGACGGTTGCGGCGATAGTAATGACTCGATGACCGTGTCGACGAACGTTGCGAGCTTCGGTTCGATCGTCTCCGGTGTCAAGCTCGTTTCGGTGTCGATCAGGTCGACAATGTCCTCGGGATCGAAGCGACCAGGGATCTCGGCACCCCCCGAGACCTCGTCGGTAATTTTGCCGACCGTCGATCCATGCTCGACGATCGGGACGAGCGCCTCGAGAAACCGTTCGAAGAACTCCGGACCGTTCGGTGGCTCTTTTGAAATGTAGAACTTGACGAGGTCGAAGAGCTGGTCATCGGATAGGTTCTCGATCCGCTCGTCCGCCGGCTTGTCGGACAACGTCACTGCAACCAGGTCGTCGAGAACCGACCTGGCAGCGGCCAGTTCGGCATCGGCGACGGCCGCGAGGGTTCTCGTTGGGCCTCGATCCTCGTCAATTTCCGCCCAGTGACCGAAGATATCGTACAGCACTTCCGAAACGAATGCCGGATCCGCCGCCGCGACGGGTGGCAGGGCATACTTCCCGCCTTTCGACGAGCCATCGAGGGCTCCCTCGCGGTACGGATCGACGAAAATCTCGTAGTCGTCGGTCACGGCGTCGTGTCCTGCCTCGTAGAGCGCGGCCAGTGCTCGAGCAGCGCCCAGGTTCCCCTCGATCGACCGGAGCGTCTCCTCGAGCGCGGCTACGGTTTCGTCGGTGACGGAGGGTCCGATGTCGGCCACCGCTTCCACCAGGCCAGAAACCTGGTCATCCAGAGGGGCCGACCGTCCGCGTGCTGCCAACAGGTCCGACACGGCATCCACAATCACTTCCGGTCGGCGCTTTGCCAGGGCGTTCAGCGTCTGCACCGATGGACTGACGTGGTGGCGGTTCGACCGCTCGTGATCGAACTCCGGGCTAGCCGTCTCGACGGCGTAGGGGAGGAACTCCTCGATCGCCGTCGGGCTCCGGTCACAAATCCCGACCAGCAAGTCGTCGTCGATCGTTCTGTAGGCGGAACCGTCGAAGACCGATTCGTGCCAGTCGATCAGACAGTCCGCCACGAACTCCGGATAGTTCGCAGCCAGCGTGACGAGCGGATCCTCGCTGCGCTCAGTAAACGGCTGTGTTTCGGAGTATTCGGCTATCGCTTCGAAGTGTGGCTCAAAGGATCGATCGCTCTGGCGAACGTACCGAGCCAGCGTGTCGGCGCCCGTGCTTCGGTGGTCTGGACTTTGGACCTGGAGTAGTGTTGTGAGAACCGCTTCAGGCTTACCAGACCCTTCGCCGGCGGCCAGTGCAGCCGACACGAGCAGATCTGCGTCGTCGCGTAAGGAACGGCCCTGGGAAGCGAGCCGATCGACCACGCGCTCGGCGACGTCCGTTCGATCGAGGTGATCAGCGTGTATCAGCCACCCGAGCGTTCTCGCCACCCCGATTCGAATCTCGTCGTCATCGGCGTCGAGGTACCCGTCGAGGCGGTCGACGTGATCGACCAGCAGGTCCGGAGAATCCGCGGCCACGTCACAGAGGATACGGACCGCCGCGTATCGAGGCGCCGCCGCATCACGATTCGGCGCAAGTGCGTCGAGATCGTCTTCGAAGGTGTCGATGACCGTGTCGATTGCAGCGCTGGCATCCGGATGCTCCGTGATCAGTTCGACGGCGTGTGATTCGAGATGGAAGGCGACTCGTTTGCGGACGATTGGTGATGGATCGTGCAGGTGTTCGACCAGGGCCATCGCTATCCACGAGATGGGTTTCGGGGGGATACGTTCGTCGTCGGTCGAGGATGGCGGAAACGAGTCATCGTCGAGTACCTGGCCGACGATGCCATCGAGGAGTCCGGTCGAGACGATCACCTGGCGCACCCGAGGACTGTCGTCGTCGATCAGGTCGAGCAACTGGGCACTCACGGCCGATTTGTCCACGATGTCTTCTGGATCCGGTTTGATTGCCCCCGCAAGAATCGTACTGAGCACGAAGGCGACCCCGCTCCGGAGTTCGGGATCGTCGTGGTCGAGATACGACTGTAGGATTTCCACGCTCTGAGCGGTCGGGTCCATCATGGGCCACTCCGCCGGGTTGTCGAGAACCAACCGCGATATGTGGCCCATCATGGCGGGCTCGGCATCTGGGTCAGCCTCCGCGAGGCGGCCACACAGCTCGTCGATCGTTGGGTCCGAGTCAGATTGCACCATCGATACCGTAGTGAATTGCGTAGTAGTCGAAGTGTGACTCGACGAACCACCGAGAGATAGTCGACAGTTCGTCGACTGGCTCTCCGAGCTGATCGTTCTCAACTTCGTAGTAACTGCTCCTCGTCTGCCCCTCTCCACCTTCGATCGATTCGACGATAACGACTCGGTCGAGGTGGCCACAGATCGATTCTAACACCTTCTCAACAGGGATCGACGTCGTTACGTTGTCGTCGTAGATTACGACCGACGATCCCTGGTGTTGGCTCGTGAACCGATCCGGATAGCGTTCGTCGACCATGTTCTCCATCACAGCATCTGGATCGCCGTCATCGGCGATTTCAGCGACGATCCACCCCTGATCCTCGGCCATGCACGGCGATTGTTTCACGAATTACAAAAGTGTACGTATAGAGTACTCAGTGGTCATCTTGGATGAGCCGCGGATAGTCCTTCGAACCTCGTCTCCTTTGATAACCCTCGAGGAGAGGTCTTCTCGAAGCATCACTACGATGCTCGAGTTGGATGGCATACCGAGACACTCGGTCGGGAAGAACTTCGAACAGAGCTCGTGAACAGATTGTCACGATCTCGTCCAGAGCATCAGATCCGGATCTCGATGCAACGTGTCGACGAGACCCCGAAGTTCCGTGCGACGGTTGAGATGGAGATCCAGGCAAAGGTGGATTCGAACCACCCAGACGGGGTCGTCGACACGAGCGGCGATCGGATCTACGGCGTGACGCTGGCCCAGGAAGAGCGCATTCAGGCGAGAGAGGAAGAACTCGAGCGAATCAGTACACAGGCGGCATTCGGTCGACAAGAGGGACGGGCAGAGCGAACGAGAGCGGTGGTTGAACAGGAGCGGCGGAGTCAGCGGCCGGTCAAGGAAGTCGATCCTCGAGAGGAACTTGAGCGGGCGGAGTTGGGGCAGATCAACCGGCAGGCACAGCGGTTGGCAGAGGACGTCAACGGTGGGTACACACGATCGGTCATCGCGAATCGGATCGCGAGTCGGGTTCTCGAGGGTGAAGCGATGTTCGAGGCGGTGACAGATACGGAAGAAGAGATGCAGCATGAGGCAGGAACGATTGTGCCGATTGGGAGACTCGAGTCGATTAGGAGAGGCGAGGTCAGTGTGGAAGGGCGCGTGATCGAACTGTGGGAGCCCTCGTGTACGAGTATGCAACAGGTAGGGTTACTCGAAGATGAGACTGGGCGGACGAAGTTCACGATTTGGGCGGCAAGCAGACAAACGAAGGCAAAAGAAGGTGAGTTGGTGCGGTTCAGGGCGGCTGCGAAGAACTGGTACAATGGCCGATGTTCGATCGCGCTGACTCGATGGTCGGGGATCGTGTTCCCAGAGCGCGGTCAGTGGTGGGTGTAACTGAAAGAGGTCTCTTTTTTGTTGATACCCGATCACCCACTACCCGCCTCCCCACCCACCTCCACGTTCCGGGCTGCTCACGGCCGAGAGCCGATTCGCTGCCGGGCTTTCGCTGAATCTGCGAATTCTGGACGGTCAGTTTGCGTCGCCGTGGAGCAGTCGGGGTAACTCCATTTGCACGAACAGTGACGCAACGACCATCAAAAGCGGTCCAAGAAAGATACCATACCAGCCGAAAACGACCGGCCCGAGGATGTACGCGAAGATGACGAGGCCTGTCGGAAACATTCGGCCTGAGAGCGATGGTCGGATGTAGGTTCGGATGACACCGTCGAAGAGGACACCCATAACGACGTAAAACGCGACAGGAAACCACAATGAGATCAGATTGGTCTGAATGGCCAGTACCGCGAGATAGACAACGATAGCTGCATACACAATGTTCCGACCAATGAGTGGAATAACTGATGCAAGGCCGGTGATTATGGCTAGCAATAGTACTTGTGGGATTGCAACTCCAGCTGGCGCAATCGCGTTGAGAAGCGTGTAGATGATCGCAGCGAGTACCATGATTGCAAGAATTGTCAGCGTATAGCCAAAAAAGACAGAACTGAGTCCCTTGTCAATCGCTCGGGCGAACTCGTCAACACGGGCTCTCTCACCGATAATCTCGACCCGAAACCACTCCGCGAGTCGCTGCTCATCACGAACGAGGAAGAACACAAAAAGAAGCGTGATGAATATGTTGTATGCTGCTGTGACGAACGCACTCAGTACGTCACCACCCCACTCGATTACCGATCCGAAAGTTGGGTCGGTGGCAAGACCTTCCACAAAGGGGTAAACCTCCTCCTCAGTTGTTGGCACCGTGTCTGGGATTCCGTCAGGAAACAACGTTTCGGCGATTAGCTCGAAATCAGTTGCCTCGAGGGTTGCAAGTTGTACAATAGCGATGGACGCGAGGACGATGAGGATACCGACAAACGGCAGAATAACGAGTCCAAGAGTGATGACTGCAGCCGTGCTCTCTGAAAACCCGCGTTGGCGGAGGTGTCGTGCCACTGGCCGGGCCACAAAATAGAGAAACACACCGAAGACGATCCAGCCGAGATATCCACGAAGTGCGTACACCAGGATGAGTGCAAGAACGAGCCCGAAAACCCACCAGCTAAGTTGTGAGCGAAGTTGTTTATGACCAAAACCGTTGTCTGAATCCATGACTACGGAACGAACACCCCTTGAGAACAAGCCTCTTGGGGGAGACGGACACCCAGACTAAGGAGTACAACACTGGGAGGACCAGTCCATCGAAGACAGGCTATGCTTTTGATGGAGACCGTATTATAAAACACCTTGTTAACCGTCAGACTCGGTCAGAACTTCGACACCGACCGCACACCGGTTTTTTTGGGACCCGCTGGTGGGCAGCGGTCTTCTCGAGTTTGACTCGAGGGATCTGAAATGAACATGGCTACGAGCAGCACCAGTCGGGAAACGTTCCACGGTTCGGATACCCGGCACGACGAGATGTTCAGTATGATCGACACGTGGCTCGAGGACCTCGTCTGTAAGGTCGACGACGCCGTCTCGAGTAAGCAATTCAAAGAGTGACTCGACGTCCAGAGCGAGTTCCACGACTACTCTCCTCGAAATACCCTGTTGATCCAACGCCAGTGCCCACACGCGACTCGAGTTGCTGGCTACAGAACGTGGCAGAACGAGTTCGATCGATGCGTGAGCAAAGGCGAGAAGGCGATCTGGATCTGGGCACCGATCATCGCGAAGAAGTGCCCCAAGTGTGGGAACTCGTCGTCGTACCACGAACGGAGTGACTGCGAATACGACGAAACAGAACCCGACGAGTGGAACAAGGGGCTTGTCGGCTTTCGGCCAGCACCAGTCTTCGATATATCACAGACTAAGGGAGAGTCACTCCCGGAACTCGAGACCGTTCTTTCGCTGCCGCCTCTTCGAGAACTCGAGCAACGCGTCGATCGTCACTCTCTGGGAGTCGGAAGTAGCGCTGGCCGTCGTCTTTGCGGATGCGCTCGAGGCGGCCATCTACGACGTCGACCTCGCCTTCGTCGACGTGATCCTCGAGGAGGTGCGCCCCCTTCTCGAGTTCGCGTGCCTAGAGTTCGCCGACGCGGTCTTTGTTCGCGTTGAGTTTCTTCTCGTGAGCGTCCAGGCGTGCCTCGATGGGCGTTTGGGTTTCTTCGAGGGTCTCGACGCGTTCGCGAAGCGCCTCGAGTTCGTCGGCGAGTGTTTGGATCGTCTGTGCAGTCGGTGCGGGAGAGTCTAGGTTCGTGCTCATTGACATCTTCCTGCATATTCAGATGCAGGCGAATGTCAACTACTACGGTATTCCGTGTTCTCAACCAGAGGCGGTGGACGACCAGTAGGCCACTCTGGCAGGCACCGATAAAGCGCGAGTCGCTGGCCGCCAGTTCCGGAACAGTACGAAGCACGGCTGAGTTCGATCACTTCGCTCATCCGCTGGTATCTAGTTCCAAATCGCTGAAACGCCGTTATAGGCGAAGAGGGAAGCTACCGACTTCGCTGACTCAATCTCTTCGGCCCAGCAACGGGTTTCGTCGACAGTTTTCGAGTGGAATTGCAACCGCCTTATTCAATTCTGACGGTCGAAAAACGTCACGCCCCGGTGAGATAATAGGTACAATAGGTACACTATTTGCAATAGGTAGATGGATTCTGGGCCTAATCAGCGTCAATAGGTAGAATAGATGGAATAGATATAATAGGTACACTATTCAAAATAGGGAAAATAGCTAAACGAGGTAGAGTATCTCCAAAACCCCCAATAGACGACGATACTGCCACCAATGGCTTACCTAGAGCAGGCAAGATAGGCGGAGTAGAGTTAATCGGTTGGGCAGGCACAGCAGCACCAATAGGTACAATAGGTC from Natronorubrum tibetense GA33 encodes:
- a CDS encoding AI-2E family transporter; translated protein: MDSDNGFGHKQLRSQLSWWVFGLVLALILVYALRGYLGWIVFGVFLYFVARPVARHLRQRGFSESTAAVITLGLVILPFVGILIVLASIAIVQLATLEATDFELIAETLFPDGIPDTVPTTEEEVYPFVEGLATDPTFGSVIEWGGDVLSAFVTAAYNIFITLLFVFFLVRDEQRLAEWFRVEIIGERARVDEFARAIDKGLSSVFFGYTLTILAIMVLAAIIYTLLNAIAPAGVAIPQVLLLAIITGLASVIPLIGRNIVYAAIVVYLAVLAIQTNLISLWFPVAFYVVMGVLFDGVIRTYIRPSLSGRMFPTGLVIFAYILGPVVFGWYGIFLGPLLMVVASLFVQMELPRLLHGDAN